The Rhea pennata isolate bPtePen1 chromosome 5, bPtePen1.pri, whole genome shotgun sequence nucleotide sequence ACCACAGGTTCTCACTTTTGGCTTAACTACCTGCATTTTTACACACTTCAGATTCAAACATGCACGTGCCAAAAGGGTTGTGCTAGCTCTCCCCACCAGCTTTGCTCTGTACTGCTCCTGCACGCTGTAGGAGACAGTATATCTGGAAAGACTGATTTTTGCCTGTTAGTGCATTCACTGCAGCTGTAATTACTGAGGTGTTTTAGTTGAATTTCACCCCCCAGGTCAGTTTTATTGCACtcttttatttacagaaaacacagaaataaagcattaaatgTGTTGGGTTTTTACCAAACTACCCAAtcactttttgtctttttttttttttttttttggcacaaaCAAATATCACAGGTGTTACCAAACAACCAGGTATCAGCAACTGACCAACTGCTCAGCCCAATAACAAGACTTAAACAAACAGACATATCGAACTGAGATTGAAAACAAGGAGGCTGTTCCACATTCAGCTACCAGCATAACTTGCTCATCAGGGGGCAAGGGGACTTATTTGGAGGGGACAACATCAttcataaattatatttatatttacctCTTACATTGTAAAAGTAAACAGTGCAAAAGTACAGTACCCCAGGTACCCTTTCGGTTTGCAAAGCTTGACGGCTGTCTTttacattttgtgtgtgttctgtAAACATTGTTACCCATCCACAGTTCTAGCTCTTGCTTGGAGAGACCCGGTTCCTCTTGCGTCCGAAACATGTTGTGAGAGGTGGCAACCACTTCCCCTGGACTCTATTCAGAGATTCCCACTCATGATTTAGTGCaaattttggagagaaaaaaacgaaagagagaagggagggggggacaaatcaaaagaaataaaataaggcaACAGTTAGAAACAGTCTGTATCAAAAATAGGGCCTGCCACCCCAGGGCTGCGTTACGAGAAGGGCAGGAAGTCTCTCTCTTCCACCAGGCTGATGGAAAGGTTTTTCAGCTCCTCCTCGGAGCTGGCCGTTTTGTAGCCGAGCTGTGCCAGCACCTGCTGGCAGGCGCGCTGGGTGAATGCCACAATCTCGTAGGACAGCCGGAAACGCCACTTCTCTGCCGTTGCCGCCGAGTTTCGCACCGTCCCGTACTTGTGTTTGGACGAGGACCTGTCTCCTCGGGTGTTGTTCTGTATCCAGCGCTCGACATTGCTGTCCATGGGGATGCCCAGGAAATCGTAAATCTCCTCAGTCTTTTTCATGGGGTTCCTGGCCAGGTCTTCATACCTCACCAGCATGTATTTGCCTTTGAGCCATGACGGCCGGTTCAGGCCAGTGGAAACGGAGTTCCAGAAGTCCTCGCACACCGTGGTGAGCTGGGTCACGTCCAGGTTGTACGGCTTCCTGCCAGTGCCATCCCAGATCCTCCAGAGCCGGTAGGTGTCCCGGAAAGTCTCGCTTCGGGATGCCAGGATCCCCCGGGGGTCCCTCACCAGCTGGATGACCTTCAAGTTCAGCCGCGGGTCCTCCACCAGGGCCCGGAGGTCGCTGACCTCAGGCACCCGCACGGTTTTGATGGCCACGTGCCCATGCTCTCTGCAGGACTCGGTGGCCAGTGTCAGGTTCAAGGTACCACATTTCTTCACGCAGTCTCCTTCCTCCAGGTGGAGATCAATGGCTCCCAGGGACTCACAGACGGGCGGCGAGCACAGCGCTTTGCTGGCTCCTCTGCGGAAGAGCCGGTCGGTCGTGTGGTTGATGGGCTGGGGTTTGATGTAGTTCTCCAGGAAGTAGAGGTCGCAGTCGTACAAGCTCCTCAGCAAGTCTCGACTGGCCCCCAGCATGACCCGCCTGTCTGTAGTACTCTTGCTCTGAGTCAGCTTTGGGATCAGCGTGTACTGGACATGGTAGAGGGGCTCGAATAAATAGAAGACATCAAAGTGCTGGTTGAACAGCTGTCCGACAAATGAGGAGCCACTGCGGGTGGTGGCAAGGATGAGGACGTGCGTCTTCCTGGAGAGGTTATACGCAAAAGTGGGGCTCTCATCACATAGCCTGTCAGCTGCATCAGCGTCCTGGCTCAGGCTGCAGTTCATGGGGTTGGGGATGGGGCAGCTGTGAAAAGACTTGGCAGTGAAGGTCCGGATTGCCGTGTACTGGATCGCAATGGATGCCAAGGCTAGTAGGAGGACAGCCTTCCAGGAACATTGCATGGCTGGTCACCTTCATAGGGCTTCTTCACAAGTCGTCTTGGTGTCTGCAACCCAACAGAGAAGTCACGGGTTGAGTGAGGAACTTCAGGGAGGACTCAAGTTATTCCTAACACTAAGCGCACCAGCAAATGCCCTCCCATGCTGGATGCCTATCGGTCATCGTTGTGTGGGTCCCTGTCATGAACTGCATAGCCCTATTTCAGCAGAAAGGGGGAACAGCAACAAGATGGCCAAACTGAAGGCACGTTTCCAGCCATCACATCAGTCCCAGGGACTGCTTCCTTCTAGGCTGGGGGCATATGGAGGTCATATGCCACACAGGTCACCCCATGCCCTGTGGCCCTGGCAGTAGGGGTTTAGAGCCCAATGGTCACTGTGCATGTGCCTCCATCCAGCTGCTGAGTAAACTCCTCctcagctgccctgtgagcCATTTGTCACCCCAACAATCAGTGTCTTTTATACCCAGTCCAGGAGCCGTGGGAAGACAAGAGCAGGGGATCCTGCCAACACTGCCTGGAGAGGCTCCTCCATCATTTCTGGCCAGCTGGCAGTATGAGGCACGGCCTGCCTGGGCCAAGGAC carries:
- the CHST1 gene encoding carbohydrate sulfotransferase 1, with the translated sequence MQCSWKAVLLLALASIAIQYTAIRTFTAKSFHSCPIPNPMNCSLSQDADAADRLCDESPTFAYNLSRKTHVLILATTRSGSSFVGQLFNQHFDVFYLFEPLYHVQYTLIPKLTQSKSTTDRRVMLGASRDLLRSLYDCDLYFLENYIKPQPINHTTDRLFRRGASKALCSPPVCESLGAIDLHLEEGDCVKKCGTLNLTLATESCREHGHVAIKTVRVPEVSDLRALVEDPRLNLKVIQLVRDPRGILASRSETFRDTYRLWRIWDGTGRKPYNLDVTQLTTVCEDFWNSVSTGLNRPSWLKGKYMLVRYEDLARNPMKKTEEIYDFLGIPMDSNVERWIQNNTRGDRSSSKHKYGTVRNSAATAEKWRFRLSYEIVAFTQRACQQVLAQLGYKTASSEEELKNLSISLVEERDFLPFS